In Toxotes jaculatrix isolate fToxJac2 chromosome 11, fToxJac2.pri, whole genome shotgun sequence, a single genomic region encodes these proteins:
- the smndc1 gene encoding survival of motor neuron-related-splicing factor 30 isoform X1, giving the protein MSDDLVKQLSSYKAQLQQVEAALSTDPDNEDLLKLQKDLQEVIDLTKDLLTSQPTDGASSTNGSDTVPTKHIWKVGDRCMAVWSQDGQIYEAEIEEIDRENGTAAVTFTGYGNAEVIPLQNLKAAEEGKRSDEDGSVKPKSRKEQIAEQREYKKKKAQKKVQRMKELEQEREEQKSKWQQFNNKAYSKNKKGQVKRSIFASPESVNGKVGVGTCGIADKPMTQYHDTSKYNVRHLMPQ; this is encoded by the exons ATGTCGGACGACTTGGTGAAACAGTTAAGCAGCTACAAAGCACAGCTGCAGCAAGTAGAAGCTGCCTTATCTACCGACCCGGACAATGAAGACCTTCTAAAACTCCAGAAAGACTTACAG gaAGTCATCGATTTGACAAAAGACCTCCTGACCTCACAGCCCACTGATGGTGCTTCCAGTACGAATGGCTCAGACACAGTGCCAACAAAGCACATCTGGAAAGTGGGGGACAGGTGTATGGCTGTGTGGAGTCAGGATGGACA GATATATGAGGCTGAGATTGAGGAGATAGACCGAGAGAACGGCACTGCAGCCGTTACCTTCACTGGATATGGGAATGCTGAAGTGATCCCACTGCAGAACCttaaagcagcagaggaggggaaACGTTCTGATGAGGATGGGAGTGTAAAGCCCAAATCAAG gaaAGAGCAAATAGCAGAGCAAAGAGAGtataagaagaagaaagcccAGAAGAAGGTACAAAGGATGAAGGAGCTagagcaagagagggaggaacAAAAGTCAAAGTGGCAACAGTTCAACAACAAAGCCTATTCAAAGAACAAGAAAGGACAG GTAAAGAGGAGCATATTTGCATCTCCAGAAAGTGTAAATGGAAAGGTGGGAGTGGGAACGTGTGGTATTGCAGACAAACCTATGACCCAGTACCATGACACGTCAAAATACAACGTCAGACATCTAATGCCCCAATGA
- the smndc1 gene encoding survival of motor neuron-related-splicing factor 30 isoform X2, with protein sequence MSDDLVKQLSSYKAQLQQVEAALSTDPDNEDLLKLQKDLQEVIDLTKDLLTSQPTDGASSTNGSDTVPTKHIWKVGDRCMAVWSQDGQIYEAEIEEIDRENGTAAVTFTGYGNAEVIPLQNLKAAEEGKRSDEDGSVKPKSRKEQIAEQREYKKKKAQKKVQRMKELEQEREEQKSKWQQFNNKAYSKNKKGQQWFSNESPQWDFIQISWEIAL encoded by the exons ATGTCGGACGACTTGGTGAAACAGTTAAGCAGCTACAAAGCACAGCTGCAGCAAGTAGAAGCTGCCTTATCTACCGACCCGGACAATGAAGACCTTCTAAAACTCCAGAAAGACTTACAG gaAGTCATCGATTTGACAAAAGACCTCCTGACCTCACAGCCCACTGATGGTGCTTCCAGTACGAATGGCTCAGACACAGTGCCAACAAAGCACATCTGGAAAGTGGGGGACAGGTGTATGGCTGTGTGGAGTCAGGATGGACA GATATATGAGGCTGAGATTGAGGAGATAGACCGAGAGAACGGCACTGCAGCCGTTACCTTCACTGGATATGGGAATGCTGAAGTGATCCCACTGCAGAACCttaaagcagcagaggaggggaaACGTTCTGATGAGGATGGGAGTGTAAAGCCCAAATCAAG gaaAGAGCAAATAGCAGAGCAAAGAGAGtataagaagaagaaagcccAGAAGAAGGTACAAAGGATGAAGGAGCTagagcaagagagggaggaacAAAAGTCAAAGTGGCAACAGTTCAACAACAAAGCCTATTCAAAGAACAAGAAAGGACAG cagtggTTCAGTAATGAATCCCCACAATGGGATTTCATTCAAATTAGCTGGGAAATAGCTCTGTGA